In Pollutimonas sp. M17, a single genomic region encodes these proteins:
- a CDS encoding aldehyde dehydrogenase family protein, which translates to MSKQFGNFIDGAWVDGDQVIENINPSDTRDVIGRYASASAEQMKAAVAAARRALPEWSATTTQFRSDILARVSAEMTARKEELGELVSREAGKTRAEGQGEVLRAAQIFHFFSGEAVRYGGENLPSTRPNIGIQISRDPVGVVAAITPWNFPIAIPAWKLAPALAFGNTAVLKPSEFTPAIGVELMKIFERSGLPAGVVNLVNGTGGAAAQGLLQGIDAVSFTGSVATGRKVAQAAVGGMIRVQLEMGGKNPLVVLDDADLDVAVECALNGAFYSAGQRCTASSRLIVAENIHDRFVDALHKRMQAVKVGPALAADTTIGPVINQSQLDKILEYVEVGKKEGGNLLQGGTQLEAATPGYYMAPTLFTETANSMRINREEVFGPFASVIRVRDYEEALSVANDTDFGLSSGICTTSLKHANHFRLNIRSGLTMVNLPTAGLDYHVPFGGVKGSSYGQREQGQYAVDFYTNTKTAYVGY; encoded by the coding sequence ATGAGCAAGCAGTTCGGCAATTTCATTGATGGCGCCTGGGTCGATGGGGACCAGGTCATCGAAAACATCAACCCCTCCGATACGCGCGACGTCATCGGGCGCTACGCCAGCGCCTCGGCGGAGCAGATGAAGGCGGCGGTGGCGGCGGCCCGCCGGGCCTTGCCGGAATGGTCCGCCACGACCACCCAGTTCAGAAGCGATATCCTGGCCCGCGTCTCGGCGGAAATGACCGCCCGCAAAGAAGAGCTGGGCGAGCTGGTTTCCCGCGAAGCGGGCAAGACCCGTGCGGAGGGCCAGGGCGAGGTCCTGCGCGCCGCCCAGATCTTCCATTTCTTCTCGGGCGAGGCCGTGCGCTACGGCGGCGAAAACCTGCCGTCGACGCGGCCCAATATCGGCATACAGATCAGCCGGGACCCGGTGGGCGTGGTCGCGGCCATCACTCCCTGGAATTTCCCCATCGCCATACCGGCCTGGAAGCTGGCGCCGGCGCTGGCCTTTGGCAATACCGCGGTCCTGAAGCCGTCGGAGTTCACGCCGGCCATCGGCGTGGAATTGATGAAGATATTCGAGCGCTCCGGATTGCCCGCCGGCGTCGTCAACCTGGTGAACGGCACGGGCGGCGCCGCGGCGCAGGGCCTGTTGCAAGGCATCGATGCCGTCAGCTTTACAGGCAGCGTCGCGACCGGCCGCAAGGTGGCGCAGGCGGCCGTCGGCGGCATGATACGCGTCCAGCTGGAAATGGGGGGCAAGAATCCCCTGGTGGTTCTGGACGACGCCGACCTTGACGTGGCGGTGGAATGCGCGCTGAACGGCGCTTTCTATTCGGCGGGGCAGCGCTGCACGGCATCCAGCCGCCTGATCGTGGCCGAGAACATCCACGACCGTTTTGTCGATGCCCTGCACAAGCGCATGCAGGCCGTGAAGGTCGGGCCGGCGCTGGCTGCGGACACCACCATCGGCCCCGTCATCAACCAGTCGCAGCTCGACAAGATCCTGGAATACGTCGAGGTAGGCAAAAAAGAAGGCGGAAACCTGCTTCAGGGCGGCACGCAGCTGGAAGCCGCCACGCCCGGCTACTACATGGCGCCCACCTTGTTTACGGAGACGGCCAACTCCATGCGCATCAACCGCGAAGAGGTCTTCGGGCCCTTCGCATCGGTGATACGCGTGCGCGACTACGAAGAGGCCTTGTCCGTGGCCAACGATACCGATTTCGGCCTGTCGTCGGGCATCTGCACGACCTCGCTCAAGCATGCCAACCATTTCCGCCTGAATATCCGCAGCGGCCTGACCATGGTCAACCTGCCCACGGCCGGCCTGGACTATCACGTGCCGTTCGGGGGGGTCAAAGGGTCCAGCTACGGCCAGCGCGAGCAAGGCCAGTACGCCGTCGACTTCTACACCAACACGAAAACGGCCTACGTGGGGTACTGA
- a CDS encoding NAD(P)-dependent oxidoreductase — protein MRSSLKKTNKGAVNMEKIGFIGLGRMGLGMASNLQKKGFDLLVLDLNQKAVDTLVSLGATAAKSVADIARECKIVITMLPTSVEVEKVALGADGIFDNAQEGTILMDMSTIDPLATDRLQQEALKHRMSVVDAPVGRLAEHADRGESLFMVGASDADFKRVSPLLDAMGTTTYHCGPVGTGGRTKLVNNYVAITLCQVNGEALALSQKFGLDITKTMQVLLGTSANNGQLRMNFPNKVLAGDTSPGFTIDLAHKDLSLVVTAAHAAKVPMPVAASVHESFSLARAAQFGATDFSGIADALCELANIDKPRLPSGWKPS, from the coding sequence ATCCGGTCCAGCCTTAAGAAAACGAATAAAGGAGCAGTCAATATGGAAAAAATCGGATTTATCGGCCTGGGCCGGATGGGCCTTGGAATGGCCTCCAACCTGCAGAAGAAAGGCTTCGACCTGCTGGTCCTGGACCTGAACCAGAAAGCGGTCGATACGCTGGTGTCGCTGGGCGCAACGGCCGCCAAAAGCGTGGCCGACATCGCCCGCGAGTGCAAGATCGTCATCACCATGCTTCCCACTTCCGTCGAAGTGGAGAAGGTGGCATTGGGCGCCGATGGCATTTTCGACAATGCCCAAGAGGGAACCATCCTGATGGACATGAGCACCATCGACCCCCTGGCAACCGACCGTCTTCAGCAGGAAGCGCTCAAGCACAGGATGTCGGTGGTCGACGCGCCGGTGGGACGCCTGGCCGAGCATGCCGATCGCGGCGAATCCCTGTTCATGGTCGGCGCCAGCGATGCGGATTTCAAGCGGGTGTCGCCGCTGCTCGATGCCATGGGCACCACCACCTACCATTGCGGTCCCGTGGGCACCGGCGGCCGGACCAAGCTGGTCAACAACTATGTGGCCATTACCCTGTGCCAGGTCAACGGCGAAGCGCTCGCGCTGTCGCAAAAGTTCGGCCTGGACATCACCAAGACCATGCAGGTGCTGCTGGGCACGTCGGCCAACAACGGCCAGCTGCGCATGAACTTCCCGAACAAGGTGCTGGCCGGCGATACGTCGCCCGGCTTCACCATAGACCTGGCCCACAAAGACCTTTCGCTGGTGGTGACGGCCGCGCATGCGGCCAAGGTGCCGATGCCGGTGGCGGCGTCCGTGCACGAATCCTTCAGCCTGGCCCGCGCCGCGCAATTCGGCGCCACGGATTTCTCCGGCATCGCCGATGCGCTGTGCGAACTGGCCAACATCGACAAGCCGCGTCTTCCCTCGGGCTGGAAGCCAAGCTGA
- a CDS encoding aldehyde dehydrogenase: protein MQRYQMYIDGRYADSASGQFFVSENPYTGQPWAEMPRGNQADVEAAVQAAHKAYAQGDWSRLTPTQRGALLRKLGDLVARDAEKLAATEVRDNGKLLAEMRGQLNYIPQWFYYYGGLADKIQGTVIPLDKPGYFNFTRNEPLGVVAVITPWNSPLMLTAWKIAPALAAGCTVVIKPSEFTSASMLEFASLFEEAGFPAGVVNVVTGFGNEVGGPLIEHPLVRKISFTGSDKTGKAINVAAAGHFKHVSLELGGKSPNIVFEDANIDDAVNGAISGIFSATGQTCIAGSRLLLQESIHDAFMEKLLALAKTARMGDPMASDTQVGPITTRPQYDKVLSYIDIARQDGARLALGGKPGNRPECGDGWFVEPTIFTDVKNDMRIAQEEVFGPVLAVIKFKDEADAVSIANDSCYGLGAGVWTSDIGRALRMSEKIQSGTVWVNTYRAVSVMSPFGGYKHSGLGRENGIDAIREYLQTKSVWINSGAPNGNPFVMK, encoded by the coding sequence ATGCAGCGCTATCAAATGTATATAGACGGCCGCTATGCCGATTCGGCTTCCGGACAGTTCTTCGTGTCGGAGAACCCCTATACCGGCCAGCCGTGGGCGGAAATGCCGCGCGGCAATCAAGCCGACGTGGAGGCCGCCGTCCAGGCTGCCCATAAAGCCTATGCGCAGGGTGACTGGTCCAGGCTGACGCCCACGCAGCGCGGAGCGCTGCTGCGCAAGCTGGGCGACCTGGTGGCCCGCGACGCCGAGAAGCTGGCCGCCACCGAGGTGCGCGACAACGGCAAGCTGCTGGCCGAAATGCGGGGACAGCTGAACTATATTCCTCAATGGTTCTATTACTACGGCGGCCTGGCCGACAAGATCCAGGGCACGGTGATTCCGCTGGACAAGCCGGGCTACTTCAACTTTACGCGCAACGAGCCTTTGGGCGTCGTCGCCGTGATCACGCCGTGGAACTCGCCGCTAATGCTGACGGCCTGGAAGATCGCACCGGCCCTGGCCGCCGGCTGCACGGTGGTCATCAAGCCGTCGGAGTTCACGTCGGCGTCCATGCTTGAATTTGCCAGCCTCTTTGAAGAAGCGGGCTTCCCGGCGGGGGTGGTGAACGTCGTCACCGGCTTCGGCAATGAAGTCGGCGGCCCTCTTATAGAGCATCCCCTGGTCAGGAAGATATCGTTCACCGGGTCTGACAAGACGGGCAAGGCCATCAATGTCGCGGCCGCCGGTCATTTCAAGCACGTCAGCCTGGAACTGGGCGGAAAATCGCCCAACATCGTTTTCGAGGATGCCAATATCGACGACGCCGTGAACGGCGCGATCTCGGGAATCTTCTCGGCCACGGGCCAGACCTGCATTGCGGGTTCGCGGCTGCTGCTGCAAGAGAGCATCCATGACGCCTTCATGGAAAAGCTGCTGGCCCTGGCCAAAACGGCGCGCATGGGCGACCCCATGGCGTCCGACACGCAGGTCGGGCCCATCACCACCCGCCCGCAATATGACAAGGTGTTGTCCTACATCGACATCGCCCGGCAGGACGGCGCCCGGCTCGCCCTGGGCGGCAAGCCGGGAAACAGGCCCGAATGCGGCGATGGCTGGTTCGTGGAGCCCACGATCTTTACCGATGTGAAGAACGACATGCGCATCGCCCAGGAGGAAGTCTTCGGGCCCGTGCTGGCCGTCATCAAGTTCAAGGACGAGGCCGATGCGGTGTCCATCGCCAACGACAGCTGCTACGGCCTTGGGGCCGGGGTCTGGACCAGCGATATCGGCCGCGCGCTGCGCATGTCGGAAAAAATCCAGTCGGGCACCGTATGGGTCAATACCTACCGGGCGGTCAGTGTGATGTCGCCTTTCGGGGGGTACAAGCATTCGGGCCTTGGGCGCGAAAACGGGATCGATGCCATCCGCGAATATCTGCAAACGAAAAGCGTATGGATCAACAGCGGAGCGCCCAACGGCAATCCGTTCGTCATGAAATAG
- a CDS encoding ABC transporter ATP-binding protein — MSDYILETRHLFKEFRGFVAVSDVNLQVRRGSIHALIGPNGAGKTTCFNLLTKFLTPTSGSIHFSGHEITHEKPAQIARRGIIRSFQISAVFPQLTVLENVRIGLQRATGQSYHFWRSDTALAHLDQAAYGLLEQVDLAEFAGELTVNLPYGRKRALEIATTLAMEPELMLLDEPTQGMGHEDVSRVTALIKKVSAGRTILMVEHNMNVVSQIADTITVLARGAVLAEGDYQAVSRNAEVMQAYMGTTSGELEGAHA, encoded by the coding sequence ATGAGCGACTACATCCTGGAAACCAGACACCTCTTCAAAGAGTTCCGCGGGTTCGTGGCGGTGAGCGACGTGAACCTGCAGGTTCGGCGCGGCAGCATCCATGCGCTGATCGGGCCGAACGGGGCAGGCAAGACCACGTGCTTCAACCTGCTGACCAAGTTCCTGACGCCCACCTCGGGCTCGATCCACTTTTCGGGCCACGAGATCACGCACGAGAAGCCGGCGCAGATCGCGCGGCGCGGCATCATCCGCTCGTTCCAGATCTCGGCGGTGTTCCCGCAGCTGACGGTGCTCGAGAACGTGCGCATCGGGCTGCAGCGGGCCACGGGCCAGTCCTACCACTTCTGGCGCAGCGACACGGCGCTGGCGCACCTGGACCAGGCGGCCTACGGGCTGCTCGAACAGGTGGACCTGGCCGAGTTCGCGGGCGAACTCACGGTGAACCTGCCCTACGGGCGCAAGCGGGCGCTGGAGATCGCCACGACGCTGGCCATGGAGCCCGAGCTGATGCTGCTCGATGAGCCCACGCAAGGCATGGGCCACGAGGACGTGAGCCGGGTCACGGCGCTGATCAAGAAGGTCAGCGCCGGGCGCACCATCCTGATGGTCGAGCACAACATGAACGTGGTCTCGCAGATTGCCGACACGATCACCGTGCTGGCCCGCGGCGCGGTCCTGGCCGAGGGCGACTACCAGGCCGTCTCACGCAACGCCGAGGTCATGCAGGCCTACATGGGCACGACCAGCGGCGAACTGGAAGGAGCCCACGCATGA
- a CDS encoding ABC transporter ATP-binding protein: MSTTALELSDVHAWYGESHVLHGVNLNVAKGEVVTLLGRNGSGRTTTLRAILGLTGTRKGSIRIQGTESIGLPTYRIAHLGIGYCPEERGIFAGLSCEENLLLPPVVGETLGGGMSLAEIYDMFPNLHERRHSPGTRLSGGEQQMLAVARILRTGANLLLLDEISEGLAPVIVQALGRMITALKAKGYTIVMVEQNFHFAAPLADRFYVMEHGQIVEQFAAAELAAKQDTLNTLLGV, translated from the coding sequence ATGAGCACGACCGCATTGGAACTGAGCGATGTGCACGCCTGGTACGGCGAATCGCACGTCTTGCACGGGGTGAACCTGAACGTGGCCAAGGGCGAGGTGGTCACGCTGCTCGGGCGCAACGGCTCGGGGCGCACGACCACGCTGCGCGCGATCCTGGGGCTGACCGGCACGCGCAAGGGCTCGATCCGGATCCAGGGCACCGAGTCGATCGGGCTGCCCACGTACCGCATTGCGCACCTGGGGATCGGCTACTGCCCCGAAGAGCGGGGCATCTTCGCCGGGCTGTCCTGCGAGGAGAACCTGCTGCTGCCGCCGGTGGTGGGCGAGACGCTGGGCGGGGGGATGTCGCTGGCCGAGATCTACGACATGTTCCCGAACCTGCACGAGCGGCGGCACTCGCCGGGCACGCGCCTGTCGGGGGGCGAGCAGCAGATGCTGGCGGTGGCGCGCATTTTGCGCACGGGGGCGAACCTGCTGCTGCTCGATGAGATCTCCGAGGGGCTGGCGCCGGTGATCGTGCAGGCGCTGGGGCGGATGATCACCGCGCTCAAGGCCAAGGGCTACACCATTGTGATGGTCGAGCAGAACTTTCACTTTGCCGCGCCGCTGGCCGACCGGTTCTACGTGATGGAGCATGGCCAGATCGTGGAGCAGTTCGCCGCAGCCGAGCTGGCCGCCAAGCAGGACACCCTGAACACGCTGCTGGGCGTGTGA
- a CDS encoding branched-chain amino acid ABC transporter permease — translation MTELLGIPIQALLGQLLLGLVNGSFYAVLSLGLAVIFGLLNIINFAHGALYMLGAFIAWMGLQYLGLNYWLMLIIAPLVVGAFGILTERALIRHLYKLDHLYGLLLTFGLTLLIEGLFRSLYGVSGQPYPTPELLKGGVNLGFMYLPIYRAWVVVASILVCLATWFVIEKTRLGALLRAGTENPKLVEAFGVNVPLVVTLTYGFGVALAGFAGVLAAPIMQVSPLMGSNLIIVVFAVVVIGGMGSIMGSIVTGLGLGVIEGLTKVFWPEASNTVVFIIMVIVLLLRPAGLFGKEK, via the coding sequence ATGACTGAACTTCTTGGCATACCCATCCAGGCCCTGTTAGGGCAACTGCTGCTGGGCCTGGTGAACGGCTCGTTTTATGCTGTGCTTTCACTGGGCCTGGCGGTCATATTCGGACTGCTGAACATCATCAACTTCGCGCACGGCGCGCTGTACATGCTGGGCGCTTTCATCGCCTGGATGGGCCTGCAGTACCTGGGCCTGAACTACTGGCTGATGCTGATCATCGCCCCGCTGGTGGTGGGCGCCTTCGGCATCCTGACCGAGCGCGCGCTGATCCGCCACCTGTACAAGCTGGATCACTTGTACGGGCTGCTGCTCACCTTCGGGCTGACCCTGCTCATCGAGGGGCTGTTTCGCAGCCTGTACGGCGTCTCGGGCCAGCCCTACCCCACGCCCGAGCTTCTGAAGGGCGGGGTGAACCTGGGCTTCATGTACCTGCCCATCTACCGGGCCTGGGTGGTGGTGGCCTCCATCCTGGTGTGCCTGGCCACCTGGTTCGTCATCGAGAAGACCCGCCTGGGCGCGCTGCTGCGCGCGGGCACCGAGAACCCCAAGCTGGTCGAGGCCTTCGGGGTCAATGTGCCGCTGGTGGTGACCCTGACCTACGGGTTCGGCGTGGCGCTGGCCGGCTTTGCCGGGGTGCTGGCCGCGCCCATCATGCAGGTCTCGCCGCTGATGGGCTCGAACCTGATCATCGTGGTGTTCGCGGTGGTGGTGATCGGGGGCATGGGCTCGATCATGGGCTCGATCGTCACGGGCCTGGGCCTGGGGGTGATCGAGGGGCTGACCAAGGTGTTCTGGCCCGAGGCGTCCAACACCGTGGTCTTCATCATTATGGTCATCGTGCTGCTGCTGCGTCCGGCCGGTCTGTTTGGGAAGGAAAAATGA
- a CDS encoding branched-chain amino acid ABC transporter permease encodes MNRQVIGSLVAVLVLALLPALGAYPIFVMKVMCYALFACAFNLLLGYTGLLSFGHAAFLGGAAYAAGHAMAVWGWSTALGLLFGTAVAALMGLVMGALAIRRSGIYFAMITLAMAQMVFFFFLQAPFTHGEDGLQGIPRGTLLGLDLSQDINLYYVVMAIFVFGYAVCWRTVNSPFGQVLKALRENEPRTISLGYNVDNFKLLAFVISAALAGLAGATKALVFVSATLTDAAWQMSGTVVLMTLVGGLGTFTGPVLGAFIIVMLENKVGELGRFLSQATGVQWFQVLGESVTIVIGLIFIICVMAFRRGIVGELVHRYKKT; translated from the coding sequence ATGAACCGTCAAGTCATCGGCTCTCTTGTGGCGGTGCTCGTGCTGGCGCTGCTGCCGGCGCTGGGCGCCTATCCGATCTTCGTGATGAAGGTCATGTGCTACGCGCTGTTCGCCTGCGCGTTCAACCTGCTGCTGGGCTACACGGGGCTGCTGTCCTTCGGGCATGCGGCCTTTCTGGGCGGGGCGGCGTACGCGGCCGGGCACGCGATGGCGGTGTGGGGCTGGTCCACGGCGCTCGGACTGCTCTTTGGCACGGCGGTGGCCGCGCTGATGGGCCTGGTCATGGGGGCGCTGGCCATCCGGCGCAGCGGCATCTACTTTGCGATGATCACGCTGGCCATGGCGCAGATGGTGTTCTTCTTCTTTTTGCAGGCGCCGTTCACGCATGGCGAGGACGGGCTGCAGGGCATTCCGCGCGGCACGCTGCTGGGGCTGGACCTGTCGCAGGACATCAACCTGTACTACGTGGTGATGGCGATCTTCGTGTTCGGCTACGCGGTGTGCTGGCGCACGGTCAATTCGCCCTTCGGGCAGGTGCTCAAGGCGCTGCGCGAGAACGAGCCGCGCACGATCTCGCTGGGCTACAACGTGGACAACTTCAAGCTGCTGGCCTTCGTGATCTCGGCGGCGCTGGCCGGGCTGGCCGGGGCGACCAAGGCGCTGGTGTTCGTGTCGGCGACCTTGACCGACGCCGCCTGGCAAATGTCCGGCACCGTGGTGCTCATGACCCTGGTGGGCGGCCTGGGCACGTTTACGGGCCCGGTGCTGGGTGCCTTCATCATTGTCATGCTGGAGAACAAGGTGGGTGAGCTTGGCCGCTTCCTCAGCCAGGCGACGGGGGTGCAATGGTTTCAGGTGCTGGGCGAGTCGGTGACGATCGTGATTGGACTGATCTTCATCATCTGCGTGATGGCCTTCCGGCGCGGCATCGTCGGCGAACTGGTCCATCGATATAAAAAGACCTAG
- the galE gene encoding UDP-glucose 4-epimerase GalE, whose product MSETILVTGGTGFIGSHATVVLQQAGYRVLILDNLCNSAAPVLDSIAEITGQRPDFVQGDVRDAHALDALFRSHRISAVLHFAGLKAVGESTQKPLDYYDNNVHGSTALLAAMRRADVKTFVFSSSATVYGDPQKLPLTEDHPRSATNPYGHTKLVVEDMLESLYRSEPGWRIARLRYFNPVGAHPSGLIGEAPQGVPNNLMPYVAQVATGRRERLQVFGKDYDTPDGTGVRDYIHVMDLALGHVAALRHCRQAAQDLLTVNLGTGVGYSVLDMVRAFEQASGKTVAYDIAPRRPGDIAACWADTDLAFQKLGWRATRGIQEMCEDAWRWETAQAARAAG is encoded by the coding sequence ATGTCTGAAACCATACTCGTCACCGGTGGCACCGGCTTCATCGGCAGCCATGCCACCGTCGTCCTGCAGCAGGCGGGCTATCGCGTGCTCATCCTGGACAACCTGTGCAACAGCGCCGCGCCGGTTCTGGATTCCATCGCCGAAATCACCGGACAGCGCCCCGATTTCGTCCAGGGCGACGTGCGCGATGCGCACGCGCTGGATGCCCTCTTCCGCAGCCATCGGATATCCGCCGTGCTGCATTTCGCGGGCCTGAAAGCGGTGGGCGAGTCCACGCAGAAGCCGCTGGACTATTACGACAACAACGTGCATGGCAGCACGGCATTGCTGGCAGCCATGCGCAGGGCCGATGTCAAGACCTTTGTGTTCTCGTCGTCGGCCACGGTGTACGGCGATCCGCAAAAACTGCCCCTGACGGAAGACCACCCGCGCTCGGCCACCAATCCCTACGGCCACACCAAGCTGGTGGTCGAGGACATGCTTGAAAGCCTGTACCGCAGCGAACCGGGCTGGCGCATAGCCCGCTTGCGTTATTTCAACCCGGTCGGCGCGCATCCCAGCGGGCTGATCGGCGAGGCGCCGCAAGGCGTGCCCAACAACCTGATGCCTTATGTGGCCCAAGTGGCCACCGGGCGGCGCGAGCGCCTACAGGTATTCGGCAAGGACTACGACACGCCGGACGGCACCGGCGTGCGCGACTACATCCATGTCATGGACCTGGCGCTGGGGCACGTGGCGGCCCTGCGCCATTGCCGGCAGGCCGCGCAGGACTTGCTGACGGTCAACCTGGGCACGGGCGTGGGGTATTCGGTGCTGGACATGGTGCGGGCTTTCGAACAGGCCAGCGGCAAGACGGTGGCCTACGACATTGCGCCGCGCCGTCCCGGCGACATCGCCGCCTGCTGGGCCGATACCGACCTGGCATTCCAGAAGCTGGGTTGGCGCGCCACTCGCGGCATACAGGAAATGTGCGAAGACGCCTGGCGCTGGGAAACGGCGCAGGCGGCCCGCGCGGCGGGCTAG